The nucleotide window CGTACAGTCGCTTAAGTTCTTCTTTATTAGGCATTTCAAGCCCTCCTTTACCATATATATAAATACACAATTACGGTTCCCGTATTTGTTTTGGCTTCTTCCTTCATATTCAATTGAGTTTTATAGATATTTCTAGTTGATCTAAAATCAAATATTTGTTAAAATCTATAGTACAAAGGCTAGGCAGTGCGCGCTGGCGGGCGATGAGGGTGATGAGGGTTGATCTCTGATCTCCGATCTCCGAGGGTACACTCCTCCCTGTGAAATGAGCTATAAAATTTTTAAACAGTTGGCGCTATTTAAAAATTTCGCTCAAGCTTTTAAAAATGAATTTCTAAGTAACTTGAAGAGTGGGGAGCCTCCCACTTTTTCTTTTTTCAAACTATAATAAATCTTTTAGATCAATTTGCAGGGCGTCAGCCAGCTTAATTAAGGTAGATATAGTCGGCAATACCTCACCTTTTAAAACTCTTCCCACTGTACTTTCTGCAACACCAGAAACGGCTGCTAATTTATAATTTGAATAACTTTTCTTGCCTTTCTCTTGATTTATTCGAGTAATGAGTGATTGTTGAATCTTTGGCATCTTATTTACCATAAGTTTGATTCCCCTCACATCCCTTTAGTAATTTTTTTACATCACACTGCAGAACGTCAGCTATCATCAACAAAGTGTTTACTGTTACATAATATTCAGCATTCTCAATCTTTCTAACTCTTACTGAACATGTTGATTTATAGCCCAAGGCTTGTCCTAATGCGTATCGTGACATTTTTTTTGATTCACGTGCCTCTTGTATGTTTTTACCGAGTATTATCAGTCTTTCATCCATAAACTCACCTCCTAACTCCAAACAAACTGATTTTGTATAGTTTGCAAAAATGCAAAAAAGGCCGACTACTTAAATGTAATCGACCTCATTGCTTATAAATGGTGTCCTCTTAGGGACTCGAACCCTAGACCCACTGATTAAGAGTCAGTTGCTCTACCAACTGAGCTAAGAAGACATATATATCAACAGCAAGATTTTAGCAAAATCATCTTATCACACCTTGCGGCGGAATGCAATGTTTTGTTGAAAACCACACAATTTTCAGGGGCTTTCTCTTGCCGTGCTTTGATATTATATTCCAGCGTTCTGAGAAATGCAAGCTTTTTTTAAAATATTTAACACCGAATTCCAGGCCGCAACTTGCAAATGGAATTTCAAGAAAATCAGAACTGTCCTGTTGAATTTTAGTTTTCTTTTTCCCAGCTCATTTCCTGCAGGCACGTTTTATCATATCATCCAATAACTCCCCCACCTGCATTGCCGTTTCATCGACATTTCCGTCTAATTGACCAAGCACACAAGACTCAAGCACCCCTAAAACCGCCATGGCCATAAACTTACGCAATACCTTTGTGTTTTTTTCCTGAGAAACACCGATTAATTTGATATCTATCTGTTCCATCATGAAATTCATTAACCGACTGCGAAAAGCGGTTGTGTTATCCGCTGTAAATAAGGCTGTAAAAAAAGCTTTGCGTTCATCAAAATACCGAAACCAAAGAACCGTTCCTTCTGCCAATCCCAGATCTTTCTTTTTTTCGCAAAGAACTTCAAGCTCACCGATCATTTCCTCCGTAATTTCTTTCAACAGATCATATTTATCATCATAATGCAGATAAAACGTTTTTCGGCTGATATCCGCTTTTTCAGCAAGCTCCTTCACCGTCATCGCCTCAAAACCGACGCTCAGCAGACACTCATGAAAAGCAGCTTTAATTGCCTTTTCTGATCGAAGACAACGGCGATCTTTCTGATTCTGCATGCTCTCCCCCTTTTTACACACTGTTAACAAAATGAGTATTACTACATTCTTTTAGAAATTTGGTCATTGAACCGACACCGAACATGCGGTAACTTAAATATACACGAGAGTATTAATTCACACAAGCCTTCACAGAATAAATTCTGCTTTCTGCTTGGAAATGAGGAAAACAGTTTGATGTAGTCCATTTTCTGTGTTTTTGAAAAACTGATGACTTTTGCGAATGGAATTATACTCCCGACAGGAGGTACTGAAATGTCAAGAACTGCCGAAGAATTGATGACTCATCATATCGAATCCATGATGAACATGAAGAAGGATTCCAATCTGGACGATGCCTTATCCGATTACTCAGAAGATTTAATTGCCATTACCCGTTTGGATGGCCGCGTGCGTACAATGGGACATGATACGTTAACCAGCGTCATGCGCAGCTCTTTGTCTTTTGCGATGAAGCTGGGCATGGATATCGAACACGCGGTTGAGAAGCTGAATTTCCTTTACCGTCAGAGTACCGATCATTACATCACTTTAATTGCTTCGCTTCCGCCTTTCTCTTCCTTTGCTTCCTTTACCTATATGGTCGAAAACGGAAAAGCTATCTACGTTACCGGTTACGCCAAAACACCCATCAGTATGCCTTCCCTTGGCGTGAAAGCTCATCCTTTTCCTCACAATTCTGAAGTGATGAACATCACGGAAAAGCATCTGGAAAAACTGAAGAATAAAGATATCGAAGGGCTGATCGATGACTATGCCAAAGACGCCGTGATTCTGACGAACTGCTGCGCCCATCCGCTCCAGGGTGAAAGTGACATTCAACGATATTGTCAGAGTCTGACGAGTAAGTCTGCGGCTGAAATTGACGCTTTGACCTCATCGGATTCAAAAATAACCGTCAAGGAAGCGGTTGCCGAGCTAAGCTGCATTGGCTTTCAGAACAAAGTGATGAAGCAATGCGGCGTACTGACACAGCGCATTCGCGACGGAAAAATCATTTTTGAGTCTTTGACCTTTCAGCAGCCCTCAATCAAAATAGAATAAAGTGAAATGCGGCTCCCAGGCAAAACGTCTGGCCGCCTTTTTTGTTGAATAAAAAAAGCCTGCGCAAGAACAGGCAAAGTATAAAGTTCATTCATTTCAGTGAATTGCAAAAGCCACAAAACAAAAAAGCCCTTGCGGACTTTTCATTTTTAATGGTGACTCGTACGAGATTCGAACTCGTGAATGACGCCGTGAAAGGGCGCTGTGTTAAGCCACTTCACCAACGAGCCAAAAAAAATGGCGCCTAAAACAGGGCTCGAACCTGTGACCTAACGGTTAACAGCCGTTTGCTCTACCGACTGAGCTATTTAGGCGTTTGCTTAATTATAATATCATAAGCGCTAAGAGCATGCAAGCACTTTTTTTCAAATTTTCGCTTTTTTTCATTCCCAGTTTTTAACAGTTTTGTTTACTCCCTTAAAATAGAAAAGCCTGCCCGTGAAGGCAAGCTTTCCTCTGTTTCAGAATTGCGTCAGGTTGACGACCCATTTCTCTTTCCGCACTAGAGAATAGGCGATCACCAATTTGAGGATATCCGTCATCTGACCGATCACATAAAGCACCAGAATATTGACGCCCGTGAAATAGGTGAAGCAGCAGACCAGCGGAATGTTGACCGTCCACATATATCCCGAATCCATGAATAAGGTGGATCGAGTATCACCGCCTGCCCGCAGAATGAAATAGCACTGTGTGTTGCCCATGTAGATCCAGAACATGACTGACATGATCCGCAGGACGTTGACCGCGACCTGCTTCGCGGTTGGTGAAACTTGATAGAAGTGCGGAACCACAAAGGAGGAACCAAACATCAGCACGGCAAACAACAGCGACAAGATCACGCTGAAGCCCAGCAGCTGATACCCATGATCGCGAGCTTCATCAAGTTTATCCGCCCCCAGCGGCTGCGACACCATCACTGTCGTTGCGGCCGCCATGCCGCCAAAGAGGACGAAGAAAATATCGCCGATCGTGTTGGCAATCGAATATCCCGACATGACCTCTGGTCCGCGGGTAGCATAGAACTTAAACAAGGTCGCCATTCCCAAAGACCACATGACTTCATTCAACGCCAGCGGAGCCGCTTTGATCAAAATACTGCGAACCAGCTGACCGGAAACATGAAACATCTGCGACAACTTCGATTTGAAAGCAAACGGCAGCTTTGCTAAAACCAGCAACAGTACAGCCGCTTCCAACAGACGCGCGATCAGCGTGGCAATCGCCGCGCCCTCAACGCCTAACCGTGGAAATCCGAAATTACCAAAGATCAGGCAATAGTTTAAAAAGGTATTGATTAAGACTGCGCCGGCACTGATGACCAGCGGAATCTTAGTTTCCCCCACCGCCCGCATTGCACTGGAGATGCCAAGCGACAACGCCATAGGCAAAAACGTAAACGCCGCGATCCGCATATAAGCCCCGCCCAGCTGAATGATCGCCGGATCACTGGTAAAGAAGCGGACGATTCCCTCCGGCACAAGAAAGCCCAGCAGAAAGAACGGGATCATGATCGCATAAGCACTCAGGATGGAAAACCGAAATGATTGTTTCATTCGTTCCTGATCCTGAGCGCCAAAAAACTGAGCGATAAAAATGGCCGCCGCCGCTAAAACTCCGTTAGTTCCATAGGTCGCTATAATATAGAAACGATTGACTGCCGCAACGCCTCCCAACGCGGCGTCGCCCAGCTGTCCTACCATCAGATTATCGACAAGATTGACTGAGCTGGTAATCAGCTGCTGCATCATCAACGGTACAGCGACAGCCAGCGCCAGCTTGTAAAACTGCCGAGTACCGATAAATTTTGATAATTTTTTTCTCATTCCCCGATCCTCCCTCTTTTAAATCAATGGTATCAGTTTATCACACTTTCTCAAGAAGTTCATCCTTCCTTCTGCAGACCCATAGAAAAAACGCAGCGGATTCGGCTGAATCTGTGAAAGCTGCGCTTTTTACAGGGTTCGATACGTTTATTTTATCTGAAGACTTTCATGTTTTATGGTCGTCAAAGATCAGCGTTCCGTTTCCAGATCCTTGAGGAACTGATCGCAGGCTGAGTCAAAGCTGTAATAAACGGGAATGGCATTCGCTTTTAAACCGCCGATCACAAACGCGTTGTAGCCGATCGGACAGTCTAAGCCTGCCGCCTGATTCCGGCCGATCCGGCTGTCGGAATAAACCGGGTATAAATGGATCGGTTTGCCGCTCAGTTTTTTCTCCAACAGAATCCCCAGTGCCATATGACTGCCGGTATCTTCATTAGCCAGATCGAAAAACACATGCGTTGCTTCGCACTGATAATGATAATCCGCCTGGAAAATAGCTTCTGGGGTAGAAGCGCCGCCTTCATTAAGCGGCAGATCAATCGGACTGATCAG belongs to Holdemania massiliensis and includes:
- a CDS encoding helix-turn-helix domain-containing protein, producing MVNKMPKIQQSLITRINQEKGKKSYSNYKLAAVSGVAESTVGRVLKGEVLPTISTLIKLADALQIDLKDLL
- a CDS encoding helix-turn-helix domain-containing protein, which produces MDERLIILGKNIQEARESKKMSRYALGQALGYKSTCSVRVRKIENAEYYVTVNTLLMIADVLQCDVKKLLKGCEGNQTYGK
- a CDS encoding TetR/AcrR family transcriptional regulator, translating into MQNQKDRRCLRSEKAIKAAFHECLLSVGFEAMTVKELAEKADISRKTFYLHYDDKYDLLKEITEEMIGELEVLCEKKKDLGLAEGTVLWFRYFDERKAFFTALFTADNTTAFRSRLMNFMMEQIDIKLIGVSQEKNTKVLRKFMAMAVLGVLESCVLGQLDGNVDETAMQVGELLDDMIKRACRK
- a CDS encoding MATE family efflux transporter, whose protein sequence is MRKKLSKFIGTRQFYKLALAVAVPLMMQQLITSSVNLVDNLMVGQLGDAALGGVAAVNRFYIIATYGTNGVLAAAAIFIAQFFGAQDQERMKQSFRFSILSAYAIMIPFFLLGFLVPEGIVRFFTSDPAIIQLGGAYMRIAAFTFLPMALSLGISSAMRAVGETKIPLVISAGAVLINTFLNYCLIFGNFGFPRLGVEGAAIATLIARLLEAAVLLLVLAKLPFAFKSKLSQMFHVSGQLVRSILIKAAPLALNEVMWSLGMATLFKFYATRGPEVMSGYSIANTIGDIFFVLFGGMAAATTVMVSQPLGADKLDEARDHGYQLLGFSVILSLLFAVLMFGSSFVVPHFYQVSPTAKQVAVNVLRIMSVMFWIYMGNTQCYFILRAGGDTRSTLFMDSGYMWTVNIPLVCCFTYFTGVNILVLYVIGQMTDILKLVIAYSLVRKEKWVVNLTQF